In a genomic window of Streptomyces sp. SJL17-4:
- a CDS encoding cation transporter, whose protein sequence is MTAETKTDLTTVYQVKGMTCGHCEGAVSSEISELPGVSSVTAVASTGQVTVVSAAPLDEEAVRAAVDEAGYELV, encoded by the coding sequence ATGACCGCAGAGACGAAGACCGACCTCACCACCGTCTACCAGGTCAAGGGCATGACCTGCGGCCACTGCGAGGGCGCGGTGTCGAGCGAGATCTCCGAGCTTCCCGGCGTCTCGTCGGTGACGGCCGTCGCCTCCACCGGCCAGGTGACCGTCGTCTCCGCCGCCCCGCTCGACGAGGAGGCCGTCCGCGCCGCCGTCGACGAGGCCGGCTACGAGCTGGTCTGA
- a CDS encoding MMPL family transporter: MAEVKKSAPGGGGSSGSPASEAGGSPKREESGGWTRFVTARPRLTLLVALVLTALAVLAGGGVADRMGSGGWEDPAAESTYATEALGRRFPGSQPNLLLLVDAGAAGADAPAVAAEARRLAERLDAEPGVDGVGSYWSTGSPALRSEDGRKAVIAARIAGEEKDAAAVLDRIAPEYRGTHGPVEVSLGGGLAVRHEMQTVIQEDLLRAELIALPLTLVLLVMVFGSAVAALLPLGVGIVAILGTNAVLRGLTEFTDVSVFAQNLTTALGLGLAIDYALFVVRRYREELAAGADTYTAVRTTLRTAGRTVLFSALTVAVSLAAMLVFPQYFLRSFAYAGIAVVLLAATAALTLLPAALVLLGDRVNALDLRRLLRRGKAPRANAPDGEGAGWARAAALVMRRAPVFAVLTTAGLVLLGLPFLGVKFGTADDRQLPVTASSRVVQDELRHGFPGDPGGTLTVLAEGEATPAQYAAFRERIGALDGVVRADGPVTAAGGHAYFTVVPEGETVGDRAQRAVAELRAAPAPFETSVTGQAAVLVDSKDALAERLPWAAAIIVLVTLLLVFLLTGSVLIPVQAVVLNALSLTAMFGAVVWVFQDGHLAGLLGFTPTGDIETTLPVLMFCVAFGLSMDYGVFLLSRIKEEYDATGDHEHSVRFGLRHTGGLITAAAVILAVVMVAIGTSRVTNTKMLGLGVALAVLMDATVVRSLLVPSVMKLTGRLTWWAPGPLRRFHDRFGISESDAPAPTPAPTPSTEPQAGAAAGGPQAPEVPGDRREMTSLRP, from the coding sequence ATGGCCGAAGTCAAGAAATCAGCACCCGGCGGGGGCGGATCCAGCGGATCTCCGGCATCGGAAGCCGGCGGATCCCCGAAGCGGGAAGAGTCGGGCGGCTGGACGCGGTTCGTGACCGCGCGCCCCCGTCTCACCCTGCTCGTCGCCCTCGTCCTGACCGCCCTCGCCGTCCTGGCCGGCGGCGGGGTGGCCGACCGGATGGGCAGTGGCGGCTGGGAGGACCCGGCCGCCGAGTCCACGTACGCGACCGAGGCCCTCGGGCGCCGGTTCCCCGGCTCCCAGCCCAATCTGCTCCTGCTCGTCGACGCCGGAGCGGCCGGCGCCGACGCACCCGCGGTCGCCGCCGAGGCGCGTCGGCTCGCCGAGCGGCTCGACGCCGAGCCGGGCGTCGACGGCGTCGGATCCTACTGGTCCACCGGCTCGCCCGCCCTCCGCTCCGAGGACGGCCGCAAGGCCGTGATCGCCGCCCGCATCGCGGGCGAGGAGAAGGACGCGGCCGCCGTCCTCGACCGGATCGCCCCCGAGTACCGCGGCACCCACGGCCCCGTCGAGGTCTCCCTCGGCGGCGGACTCGCCGTGCGCCACGAGATGCAGACGGTCATCCAGGAGGACCTGCTGCGGGCCGAGCTCATCGCCCTGCCCCTCACCCTCGTCCTGCTCGTCATGGTCTTCGGCAGCGCCGTCGCCGCCCTGCTGCCGCTCGGCGTCGGCATCGTCGCCATCCTCGGTACCAACGCCGTGCTGCGCGGCCTCACCGAGTTCACCGACGTCTCCGTCTTCGCGCAGAACCTGACGACGGCCCTCGGCCTCGGACTCGCCATCGACTACGCCCTGTTCGTCGTCCGCCGCTACCGCGAGGAACTCGCCGCCGGGGCCGACACGTACACCGCCGTCCGCACCACCCTGCGCACCGCCGGGCGGACCGTGCTCTTCTCCGCCCTGACCGTCGCCGTCTCGCTCGCCGCGATGCTGGTCTTCCCGCAGTACTTCCTGCGCTCCTTCGCGTACGCCGGGATCGCCGTGGTCCTGCTCGCCGCGACCGCCGCCCTCACCCTGCTCCCGGCGGCCCTCGTGCTGCTCGGCGACCGGGTCAACGCACTCGACCTGCGGCGCCTCCTCCGGCGCGGCAAGGCGCCCCGCGCGAACGCCCCCGACGGCGAGGGCGCGGGCTGGGCGCGGGCCGCCGCGCTCGTGATGCGCAGGGCGCCGGTCTTCGCCGTCCTCACCACCGCCGGACTCGTCCTCCTCGGACTGCCCTTCCTCGGCGTGAAGTTCGGCACCGCCGACGACCGTCAGCTGCCCGTCACCGCCTCCTCCCGGGTCGTCCAGGACGAGCTGCGGCACGGCTTCCCCGGCGACCCCGGCGGCACCCTCACCGTCCTCGCCGAAGGCGAGGCCACCCCCGCGCAGTACGCGGCCTTCCGCGAGCGGATCGGCGCGCTCGACGGTGTGGTCCGGGCCGACGGGCCGGTGACCGCCGCCGGCGGCCACGCCTACTTCACCGTCGTCCCCGAGGGCGAGACCGTCGGCGACCGGGCCCAGCGGGCCGTGGCCGAACTGCGCGCCGCCCCCGCCCCGTTCGAGACCTCCGTCACCGGACAGGCCGCCGTCCTCGTCGACTCCAAGGACGCCCTCGCCGAGCGGCTGCCCTGGGCGGCGGCGATCATCGTGCTCGTCACGCTGCTCCTGGTCTTCCTGCTCACCGGCAGCGTCCTCATCCCCGTCCAGGCCGTCGTCCTCAACGCCCTCAGCCTCACGGCGATGTTCGGCGCGGTCGTCTGGGTCTTCCAGGACGGGCACCTCGCGGGACTCCTCGGCTTCACCCCCACCGGGGACATAGAGACCACCCTGCCCGTGCTGATGTTCTGCGTGGCCTTCGGACTCTCCATGGACTACGGCGTCTTCCTGCTCTCCCGCATCAAGGAGGAGTACGACGCCACCGGCGACCACGAGCACTCCGTCCGCTTCGGTCTGCGCCACACCGGCGGCCTCATCACCGCGGCAGCCGTGATCCTCGCCGTCGTCATGGTCGCCATCGGCACCTCCCGCGTCACCAACACCAAGATGCTCGGCCTCGGCGTCGCCCTCGCCGTCCTCATGGACGCCACGGTGGTCCGCAGCCTCCTCGTCCCCTCCGTGATGAAGCTGACCGGCCGCCTCACCTGGTGGGCCCCCGGGCCGCTGCGGCGCTTCCACGACCGCTTCGGCATCAGCGAGTCGGACGCGCCGGCCCCGACCCCGGCCCCGACCCCGTCGACGGAGCCGCAGGCCGGAGCAGCGGCAGGCGGGCCGCAGGCGCCCGAGGTGCCCGGGGACCGCCGGGAGATGACCTCTCTCCGCCCGTGA
- a CDS encoding heavy metal translocating P-type ATPase — protein MTSSTTAPPVDAAVTELTIGGMTCASCAARVEKKLNRMDGVTATVNYATEKARIEHPPEVGVDALIATVVKTGYTAEEPPPPEPEPAITPEEREPARDPELASLRQRLLVSALLSAPVVLLAMVPSLQFDNWQWLSLTLAAPVVVWGGLPFHRAAWTNLRHGAATMDTLVSVGTLAAFGWSLWALFLGDAGMTGMRHGFDLTVDRSEASSAIYLEVAAGVVTFILLGRYLEARAKRKAGAALRALMELGAKDVAVLRFEGGEREALSAKGGGGRRAGAEVRVPVAALRTGDLFVVRPGEKIATDGIVTEGASAVDAALLTGESLPLDVTAGSDVTGGCVNVSGRLVVRATRVGADTQLARMAKLVEDAQNGKAEVQRLADRISAVFVPVVLLIALGTLVTWLLLTDDPTASFTASVAVLIIACPCALGLATPTALMVGTGRGAQLGILIKGPEVLESTRRVDTIVLDKTGTVTTGRMRLAGVRVYGGKYGTDATDETELLRLAGALEHSSEHPVARAVAAGAVERCGELPVPKTFENVPGLGVRGSVDGHLVLVGRPALLTAEGVDVPAGAEPGAVHVAWDGVARGTLTVADTVKDTSAEAVARLRGLGLRPVLLTGDHRAVAEAVAAEVGIDEVIAEVLPEEKAEVVRRLQAEGRTVAMVGDGVNDAAALATADLGLAMGTGTDAAIEASDLTLVRGDLRVAADAIRLARRTLVTIKGNLGWAFGYNVAALPLAAAGLLNPMIAGLAMAFSSVFVVSNSLRLRRFA, from the coding sequence ATGACCTCCAGCACCACCGCTCCCCCCGTCGATGCCGCGGTCACCGAACTGACGATCGGCGGGATGACCTGCGCCTCCTGCGCGGCCCGCGTCGAGAAGAAGCTCAACCGCATGGACGGGGTGACCGCGACCGTCAACTACGCCACCGAGAAGGCGCGGATCGAGCACCCGCCGGAGGTCGGGGTCGACGCGCTGATCGCCACCGTCGTCAAGACCGGCTACACGGCGGAGGAACCCCCGCCGCCGGAGCCGGAGCCGGCCATCACACCGGAGGAACGGGAGCCCGCGCGGGACCCCGAGCTCGCCTCCCTCCGGCAGCGGCTCCTCGTCTCCGCGCTGCTCTCCGCGCCCGTCGTGCTGCTCGCCATGGTCCCGAGCCTCCAGTTCGACAACTGGCAGTGGCTCTCGCTCACCCTCGCCGCCCCCGTCGTCGTCTGGGGCGGGCTGCCCTTCCACCGGGCCGCCTGGACCAACCTCCGGCACGGCGCCGCCACCATGGACACCCTCGTCTCGGTCGGCACCCTCGCCGCCTTCGGCTGGTCGCTCTGGGCCCTCTTCCTCGGCGACGCGGGCATGACCGGCATGCGGCACGGCTTCGACCTGACCGTGGACCGCTCCGAGGCCTCCTCCGCGATCTACCTCGAAGTCGCCGCCGGAGTCGTCACCTTCATCCTGCTCGGCCGCTATCTGGAGGCCCGCGCCAAGCGGAAGGCGGGCGCGGCGCTCCGGGCCCTGATGGAACTCGGCGCCAAGGACGTGGCCGTCCTGCGATTCGAAGGGGGCGAGCGCGAAGCGCTCTCGGCCAAGGGTGGCGGCGGGCGACGGGCGGGCGCGGAGGTGCGCGTGCCGGTCGCCGCGCTGCGGACCGGCGACCTCTTCGTCGTACGGCCCGGGGAGAAGATCGCCACCGACGGCATCGTCACCGAGGGCGCGTCGGCCGTCGACGCCGCCCTGCTCACCGGCGAGTCGCTGCCGCTGGACGTCACCGCGGGCAGCGACGTCACCGGCGGCTGCGTCAACGTCTCGGGCCGGCTCGTCGTCCGGGCCACCCGCGTCGGCGCCGACACCCAGCTCGCCCGGATGGCGAAGCTCGTCGAGGACGCCCAGAACGGCAAGGCCGAGGTCCAGCGGCTCGCCGACCGGATCTCCGCCGTCTTCGTGCCGGTCGTGCTGCTCATCGCACTCGGCACCCTCGTCACCTGGCTGCTGCTGACCGACGACCCGACGGCCTCCTTCACGGCCTCCGTCGCCGTCCTGATCATCGCCTGCCCCTGCGCCCTGGGCCTCGCGACCCCGACCGCGCTCATGGTCGGCACCGGCCGCGGCGCGCAGCTCGGCATCCTGATCAAGGGCCCCGAGGTCCTGGAGTCCACCCGCCGCGTCGACACGATCGTCCTCGACAAGACCGGCACGGTCACCACGGGCCGCATGCGGCTGGCCGGTGTGCGTGTGTACGGCGGGAAATACGGCACCGACGCCACCGACGAGACCGAGCTGCTCCGGCTGGCCGGGGCCCTGGAGCACTCCTCCGAGCACCCGGTGGCCCGCGCGGTCGCGGCCGGCGCCGTCGAGCGCTGCGGCGAGCTCCCCGTACCGAAGACCTTCGAGAACGTCCCCGGGCTCGGCGTACGCGGCTCGGTCGACGGACACCTGGTCCTCGTCGGCCGCCCCGCGCTGCTGACGGCGGAGGGCGTCGACGTACCGGCGGGTGCGGAGCCCGGCGCCGTCCACGTCGCCTGGGACGGGGTCGCCCGGGGCACCCTCACCGTCGCGGACACCGTCAAGGACACCAGCGCGGAGGCCGTCGCCCGGCTGCGCGGCCTCGGGCTGCGGCCGGTTCTCCTCACCGGGGACCACCGGGCGGTGGCGGAGGCCGTCGCGGCGGAGGTCGGCATCGACGAGGTGATCGCCGAGGTGCTGCCGGAGGAGAAGGCCGAGGTGGTCCGGCGGCTCCAGGCGGAGGGCCGGACGGTCGCGATGGTCGGCGACGGGGTGAACGACGCGGCGGCCCTCGCCACGGCGGATCTGGGCCTGGCGATGGGGACCGGCACGGACGCGGCGATCGAGGCGAGCGATCTGACCCTGGTCCGGGGGGACCTGCGGGTCGCGGCGGACGCGATCCGGCTCGCCCGCCGCACCCTGGTGACGATCAAGGGCAACCTGGGCTGGGCCTTCGGCTACAACGTGGCCGCGCTGCCGCTCGCCGCGGCCGGCCTTCTGAACCCGATGATCGCGGGACTGGCGATGGCCTTTTCGTCCGTCTTCGTCGTATCCAACAGCCTTCGTCTGCGCCGCTTCGCGTGA
- the iolC gene encoding 5-dehydro-2-deoxygluconokinase has translation MGRLGVDLYPLQTGVGLDRVDTFAKFLGGSPANVAVAAARLGLRTALVSRTGADPFGTYLRRELKGFGVDERWVTEVDAYPTPVTFCALFPPDDFPLTFYRRPKAPDLEIHPHELDLDAIRAARVLWATGTGLCAEPSRTATLEALRARSGREVTVLDLDWRPMFWTDPAAARPYYAEALRHATVAVGNLDECEVATGEREPYAAARALLAAGGDTGLRLAVVKKGPEGVLALAADGTSAEVPPLPVEVVNGLGAGDAFGGALVHGLLAGRDLETTLRHANAAGAIVAGRLACSSAMPYAAEIAEALATGSGTLAEKG, from the coding sequence ATGGGGCGCCTCGGCGTGGACCTGTACCCGCTCCAGACCGGCGTCGGGCTCGACCGGGTCGACACCTTCGCCAAATTCCTCGGCGGCTCCCCGGCGAACGTCGCCGTCGCCGCCGCCCGGCTCGGCCTGCGCACCGCACTCGTCTCCCGCACCGGCGCCGACCCCTTCGGGACCTATCTGCGCCGCGAGCTGAAGGGCTTCGGCGTGGACGAGCGCTGGGTGACCGAGGTCGACGCGTACCCCACCCCCGTCACCTTCTGCGCCCTCTTCCCGCCCGACGACTTCCCGCTCACCTTCTACCGCCGCCCCAAGGCCCCCGACCTGGAGATCCACCCGCACGAGCTGGACCTCGACGCGATCCGCGCCGCCCGGGTCCTCTGGGCGACCGGCACCGGCCTCTGCGCCGAGCCGAGCCGCACCGCGACCCTGGAGGCGCTCCGGGCCAGGTCCGGGCGCGAGGTGACGGTCCTCGACCTGGACTGGCGGCCGATGTTCTGGACGGACCCGGCGGCCGCCCGCCCGTACTACGCCGAGGCGCTGCGGCACGCGACCGTCGCCGTCGGCAACCTCGACGAGTGCGAGGTGGCGACGGGGGAGCGCGAGCCGTACGCGGCTGCCCGCGCGCTGCTCGCCGCCGGAGGCGACACCGGGCTCCGGCTCGCCGTCGTCAAGAAGGGCCCCGAGGGTGTCCTCGCGCTCGCCGCCGACGGGACGAGCGCCGAGGTGCCGCCACTGCCGGTGGAGGTGGTCAACGGCCTCGGAGCGGGCGACGCGTTCGGCGGGGCGCTCGTCCACGGACTGCTCGCCGGCCGGGACCTGGAGACCACCCTCCGCCACGCCAACGCCGCCGGCGCGATCGTCGCGGGCCGCCTCGCCTGCTCGTCCGCCATGCCGTACGCCGCCGAGATCGCCGAGGCCCTCGCGACCGGCTCCGGAACCCTGGCGGAAAAGGGGTAG
- a CDS encoding cation:proton antiporter, with translation MSHSGTTLILIMAIAVLAPLLAYGVGRRLPVPLVIFEILLGILIGPDVLDWARPDALIDGLSELGLTMLIFLAGYEIEFGKVRGDTLRRSVRAWLIALGLGLATGVLLGGGYTKGVFIGVALTSTALGTVLPVLRDSGDLQGRFGTVVMAFGAVGEFGPIIAMALLLSGRGAGESTALLAIFAALTAGAVFWALRPRPPWFSRIIAKTLHTSGQFAVRFVLLLLALMLGASQALGLDILLGAFAAGLITRLVLTGAAPESGPRILEKIEGVGFGFLVPVFFVVTGIELDLASLLDGGRTLLLLPVFLLLFLAVRGGPIWFLAPRDLDRKDRGGLVLYGSTALPLVVAITAIGVDDKVMTAGEAAALVGAGMLSVLVFPLVALKSRSGAKGLPSERISGSESW, from the coding sequence ATGTCGCATTCGGGGACCACGCTCATCCTGATCATGGCGATCGCCGTCCTGGCGCCGCTGCTCGCCTACGGAGTCGGGCGCAGGCTTCCCGTCCCCCTCGTCATCTTCGAGATCCTGCTCGGCATCCTCATCGGCCCCGACGTCCTCGACTGGGCCCGGCCCGACGCGCTGATCGACGGACTCTCGGAGCTCGGCCTCACGATGCTGATCTTCCTCGCGGGGTACGAGATCGAGTTCGGCAAGGTCCGCGGCGACACCCTCCGGCGCTCCGTCCGGGCCTGGCTGATCGCCCTCGGGCTCGGACTCGCCACCGGGGTCCTCCTCGGCGGCGGATACACCAAGGGCGTCTTCATCGGCGTCGCGCTCACCAGCACCGCGCTCGGCACCGTCCTCCCGGTGCTCCGGGACTCGGGCGACCTCCAGGGGCGGTTCGGCACGGTCGTCATGGCCTTCGGCGCGGTCGGCGAGTTCGGCCCGATCATCGCGATGGCCCTGCTGCTCAGCGGGCGCGGCGCGGGCGAGTCGACCGCGCTGCTCGCGATCTTCGCGGCGCTCACCGCAGGGGCGGTGTTCTGGGCGCTGCGGCCGCGTCCGCCCTGGTTCTCCCGGATCATCGCCAAGACCCTGCACACCAGCGGTCAGTTCGCGGTCCGGTTCGTCCTCCTGCTGCTCGCCCTGATGCTGGGAGCCTCGCAGGCCCTCGGGCTCGACATCCTGCTCGGCGCCTTCGCGGCCGGACTCATCACCCGGCTCGTCCTGACCGGGGCCGCGCCCGAGTCGGGGCCGCGGATCCTGGAGAAGATCGAGGGCGTCGGCTTCGGCTTTCTCGTGCCCGTCTTCTTCGTCGTCACCGGGATCGAGCTCGACCTGGCCTCGCTCCTCGACGGCGGCCGCACCCTGCTCCTGCTGCCGGTCTTCCTGCTGCTCTTCCTGGCGGTGCGCGGCGGACCGATCTGGTTCCTCGCCCCGCGCGACCTCGACCGCAAGGACCGGGGCGGACTCGTGCTGTACGGCTCCACCGCGCTGCCGCTCGTCGTCGCCATCACGGCCATCGGTGTGGACGACAAGGTGATGACGGCGGGGGAGGCGGCGGCGCTGGTGGGGGCCGGCATGCTCTCCGTGCTCGTCTTCCCGCTGGTCGCGCTGAAGTCGCGGTCGGGGGCGAAGGGCCTCCCGTCCGAGCGGATCAGCGGCTCGGAGTCGTGGTGA
- the iolB gene encoding 5-deoxy-glucuronate isomerase produces the protein MSTHHPASVDPPSHHPPSHHPPSLHLPAGTAARGPYGLDIDPERAGWTYSALRVLTLGPGGIHSFDSGDSEWIVLPLSGACSVRVDGEILELLGRASVFDGVTDFAYVPRDTHAQIASGAGGRFALAGAKCERRLPARYGPAPEVPVETRGSGNRARQVRNFASADAFPCDRLIAVEVVTPGGNWSSYPPHKHDEHRPGAESVLEEIYYYEIEGPGALAYQRISPSRPGGAELLAEVRDGDAVLVPDGWHGPSIAQPGHPLYYLNVMAGPGPEREWRICFHPDHTEGYA, from the coding sequence ATGAGCACCCACCACCCCGCGTCCGTCGACCCCCCGTCCCACCACCCCCCGTCCCACCATCCCCCGTCCCTCCACCTCCCCGCCGGAACCGCCGCACGCGGCCCGTACGGGCTCGACATCGACCCCGAGCGGGCCGGCTGGACCTACTCCGCCCTCCGGGTCCTCACCCTCGGACCGGGCGGGATCCACTCCTTCGACAGCGGGGATTCCGAATGGATCGTGCTTCCCCTCTCCGGTGCCTGTAGCGTGCGCGTCGACGGCGAGATCCTCGAACTCCTGGGCCGCGCGAGCGTGTTCGACGGAGTGACCGACTTCGCCTACGTACCGCGCGACACCCACGCCCAGATCGCCTCCGGCGCGGGAGGCCGCTTCGCTTTGGCAGGAGCGAAGTGCGAGCGACGACTCCCCGCCCGCTACGGCCCCGCGCCGGAGGTTCCCGTCGAGACCCGGGGCAGCGGGAACCGCGCCCGCCAGGTACGGAACTTCGCCTCGGCGGACGCCTTCCCCTGCGACCGGCTCATCGCCGTCGAGGTCGTCACACCCGGCGGCAACTGGTCCTCGTACCCGCCGCACAAGCACGACGAGCACCGCCCCGGCGCCGAGTCCGTCCTCGAAGAGATCTACTACTACGAGATCGAGGGCCCGGGAGCCCTCGCCTACCAGCGGATCTCCCCCTCCCGGCCCGGCGGCGCCGAGCTCCTCGCCGAGGTACGGGACGGTGACGCCGTCCTCGTACCCGACGGCTGGCACGGCCCGTCGATCGCCCAGCCCGGACACCCGCTGTACTACCTGAACGTCATGGCCGGCCCCGGCCCCGAACGGGAGTGGCGGATCTGCTTCCACCCCGACCACACGGAGGGATACGCATGA
- a CDS encoding TetR/AcrR family transcriptional regulator, translating to MSEETKPRRRQARGERRIAQLLQAAADVFCANGYTASSTNAIAREAHVSPGTLYQYFPNKEAIAIELGGRLLHQMREAHGQAFTPENLALPLPELLDAVVDPLIEFNCANPAFLALMHGSEVPGRIAEEHDELHATLLTRVEEVIAHYAPALPAADRLRTAGMTFAAFKGGLDLVLAAPEGPERDATVAELKTLLLRYLSPLVEGRVTTTPSR from the coding sequence ATGTCCGAAGAAACCAAGCCGCGCCGCCGTCAGGCGCGGGGCGAGCGCCGTATTGCGCAGCTGCTCCAGGCCGCCGCCGACGTCTTCTGCGCGAACGGCTACACGGCGTCCAGCACCAACGCGATCGCCCGCGAGGCCCACGTCTCGCCCGGCACGCTCTACCAGTACTTCCCCAACAAGGAAGCCATCGCGATCGAGCTGGGCGGACGGCTGCTGCACCAGATGCGGGAGGCCCACGGCCAGGCGTTCACCCCGGAGAACCTCGCCCTGCCGCTCCCCGAGCTGCTGGACGCGGTCGTCGACCCGCTGATCGAGTTCAACTGCGCCAACCCGGCCTTCCTCGCCCTGATGCACGGCTCCGAGGTTCCCGGCCGGATCGCGGAGGAGCACGACGAGCTGCACGCCACCCTGCTCACCCGCGTGGAGGAGGTCATCGCCCACTACGCGCCCGCGCTGCCCGCCGCGGACCGGCTCCGGACCGCGGGAATGACCTTCGCCGCGTTCAAGGGGGGCCTGGACCTCGTCCTCGCCGCACCCGAGGGGCCCGAGCGGGACGCCACGGTCGCGGAGCTGAAGACACTCCTCCTGCGCTACCTCTCCCCCTTGGTCGAGGGGCGGGTCACCACGACTCCGAGCCGCTGA
- a CDS encoding sugar phosphate isomerase/epimerase: protein MTTPSPQPPSPSSPSASPSRIRIGSAPDSWGVWFPDDPRQVPWQRFLDEVSGAGYGWIELGPYGYLPTDPAVLTEETARRGLRVSAGTVFTGLHHGEDVWDRTWAHVAENAALAQAVGAGHLVVIPSFWRDDRTGEVLEDRTLTAAQWRDLTGLTERLGREVRERYGLRIVVHPHADTHLDDEESVTRFLDATDPEAVSLCLDTGHYAYAGGDSVKLIETYGERIGYLHLKQVDPEILAGVVAEGVPFGPAVARGVMCEPPSGVPALEPVLAAATALDVDLFAIVEQDMYPCEPDVPYPIALRTRRFLRSCGV from the coding sequence ATGACGACGCCGTCACCGCAGCCGCCCTCGCCGTCCTCCCCCTCCGCCTCGCCGTCCCGGATCCGGATCGGTTCCGCCCCGGACTCCTGGGGGGTGTGGTTCCCCGACGATCCCCGGCAGGTGCCGTGGCAGCGCTTCCTGGACGAGGTGTCCGGCGCGGGCTACGGGTGGATCGAGCTCGGCCCGTACGGCTATCTGCCCACCGATCCGGCCGTCCTGACGGAGGAGACCGCGCGGCGCGGCCTGCGGGTCTCGGCAGGAACGGTCTTCACCGGCCTCCACCACGGCGAGGACGTCTGGGACCGGACCTGGGCGCACGTCGCCGAGAACGCGGCCCTGGCGCAGGCGGTGGGCGCGGGCCATCTGGTCGTCATCCCGTCGTTCTGGCGGGACGACCGGACGGGCGAGGTCCTGGAGGACCGGACGCTCACCGCCGCGCAGTGGCGGGACCTGACGGGGCTCACCGAGCGGCTCGGCCGGGAGGTGCGCGAGCGGTACGGGCTGCGGATCGTCGTCCATCCGCACGCCGACACCCATCTGGACGACGAGGAGAGCGTGACGCGGTTCCTGGACGCGACCGATCCGGAGGCGGTCTCGCTCTGTCTGGACACCGGGCACTACGCGTACGCCGGCGGGGACAGCGTCAAGCTGATCGAGACGTACGGTGAGCGGATCGGCTATCTGCATCTCAAGCAGGTCGACCCGGAGATCCTGGCGGGGGTGGTGGCCGAGGGGGTGCCGTTCGGTCCGGCGGTGGCGCGCGGGGTGATGTGCGAGCCGCCGTCCGGGGTGCCCGCCCTGGAACCGGTGCTCGCGGCCGCCACGGCCCTGGACGTGGATCTGTTCGCGATCGTCGAGCAGGACATGTACCCGTGCGAGCCGGATGTTCCGTACCCGATCGCGCTCCGTACCCGGCGCTTTCTCCGCTCCTGCGGGGTGTGA
- a CDS encoding MarR family transcriptional regulator — protein sequence MTDRRLWSYKDIAAHIRVQPDTVRSYRKHGLLPAPDQVESGKPYWYADTIRAWVASRPGNRGRRD from the coding sequence ATGACGGACAGAAGGCTCTGGTCGTACAAGGACATCGCCGCACACATCCGGGTGCAGCCCGACACGGTCCGCTCCTACCGGAAGCACGGACTGCTGCCGGCCCCCGACCAGGTGGAGTCGGGCAAGCCCTACTGGTACGCGGACACGATCCGCGCCTGGGTCGCCAGCCGCCCGGGCAACCGGGGCCGCCGCGACTGA